The following proteins are encoded in a genomic region of Thiomonas sp. X19:
- a CDS encoding heme A synthase produces the protein MRWPKLVALLVFLTMDLVMFGAFVRLTDSGLGCPDWPGCYAHFTPAQAHHQINEAVAEQGGTQGNVSPFKAWVEMIHRYVATIIGTLILAMAIRASWARKHGKQIALGLPFLLLGWVILQGLFGAWTVTLLLTPLIVTLHLMGGIILLMLAVWFWMQNRSDLPKVSTTVLTQTLVWAAMLTMLWQIFLGGWVSTNYAALACTGFPTCNGSFQPDANWAQGFTFWRNLGENPNGSAISLQALVAIQWGHRLFAVLTSIIVLAATWRMSRYRELRKLALWISGLLFVQIALGASVVIFAHPLELAVAHNGVAALMMLLLTIAVYRVSRPESRRLVIDDAALAPVTLQRAHVKP, from the coding sequence ATGCGCTGGCCCAAGCTGGTCGCGCTGCTGGTATTCCTCACCATGGATCTCGTGATGTTCGGCGCTTTCGTGCGCCTGACCGACTCAGGCCTCGGCTGCCCAGACTGGCCTGGCTGCTATGCCCATTTCACGCCAGCGCAGGCGCATCACCAAATCAATGAAGCCGTGGCCGAGCAGGGCGGCACGCAAGGCAATGTCAGTCCATTCAAGGCTTGGGTCGAGATGATCCACCGCTACGTGGCCACCATCATCGGCACGCTCATCCTGGCCATGGCCATTCGCGCAAGCTGGGCTCGCAAGCATGGCAAGCAGATTGCTTTGGGATTGCCATTTTTATTGCTGGGCTGGGTCATCTTGCAGGGGTTGTTCGGCGCCTGGACCGTCACGCTGCTTCTCACGCCTCTGATCGTGACTCTGCACCTGATGGGAGGCATCATCCTGCTGATGCTTGCGGTCTGGTTCTGGATGCAAAATCGGTCCGATCTGCCGAAGGTTTCCACAACTGTGCTCACGCAGACCTTGGTGTGGGCCGCCATGCTGACGATGCTGTGGCAAATTTTCCTGGGTGGATGGGTCAGCACCAATTACGCGGCTTTGGCCTGCACTGGTTTTCCGACCTGCAACGGCAGTTTCCAGCCCGATGCCAATTGGGCGCAGGGCTTCACCTTCTGGCGCAACCTGGGAGAGAACCCCAATGGCTCGGCCATCTCCTTGCAGGCGCTGGTTGCCATTCAGTGGGGACATCGTTTATTCGCAGTTTTGACGTCCATCATCGTGCTTGCCGCCACCTGGCGCATGAGCCGCTATCGCGAATTGCGCAAACTGGCTCTGTGGATTTCTGGCCTGCTGTTCGTGCAGATCGCCCTGGGCGCCAGTGTGGTGATTTTTGCCCACCCCTTGGAGTTGGCCGTCGCTCATAATGGTGTCGCAGCCTTGATGATGCTTTTGTTGACTATCGCTGTTTATCGGGTCAGCCGTCCCGAATCGCGCAGGCTCGTCATTGACGATGCAGCGCTTGCTCCCGTCACGCTTCAACGCGCACACGTCAAGCCATGA
- the cyoE gene encoding heme o synthase, with protein MKTSTLPRPPGLLHSIKQLYALTKPRVVQLIVFCAVIGMFLAVPGLPEWRPLVFGTLGIWLVASAAAAFNCLVEQKIDAVMRRTSWRPSATGELGTSSIIAFSGVLCAAGMLLLYTQVNALTMWLTLGTFIGYAIVYTVLLKPATPQNIVIGGASGAMPPVLGWAAMTNHVSAQALILFLIIFLWTPPHFWALALYRTDDYKKSGLPMLPVTHGSEYTRLQVLLYTLVLTAVSLMPFAMHMSGLVYAIAAVVLDAIFIAYAWELKQRYSDWLARKTFRYSIVYLSLLFAAMLLDHYTKI; from the coding sequence ATGAAGACCTCCACCCTGCCTCGCCCTCCCGGGCTGCTCCATTCCATCAAGCAGCTCTATGCCCTGACCAAGCCGCGCGTGGTGCAACTCATCGTCTTCTGCGCCGTGATCGGCATGTTTCTTGCCGTGCCGGGCTTGCCCGAGTGGAGGCCGCTGGTCTTCGGCACCCTGGGTATCTGGCTGGTCGCCAGTGCAGCGGCTGCATTCAATTGCCTGGTGGAACAGAAGATCGACGCGGTGATGCGCAGAACATCCTGGCGCCCTTCGGCGACAGGTGAATTGGGCACATCGTCCATCATTGCCTTTTCTGGCGTTTTGTGCGCGGCTGGGATGCTGCTGCTCTACACCCAGGTGAACGCCTTGACGATGTGGCTCACCTTGGGCACTTTCATCGGTTACGCCATTGTCTACACGGTGCTGCTCAAACCAGCGACACCGCAGAACATCGTCATCGGTGGAGCCTCGGGAGCCATGCCGCCTGTGCTGGGTTGGGCCGCCATGACCAATCACGTCTCGGCGCAGGCGCTCATTCTGTTCCTCATCATTTTTCTGTGGACGCCGCCACATTTCTGGGCTTTGGCTTTGTACCGAACCGACGACTATAAAAAATCCGGACTTCCGATGTTGCCGGTGACGCATGGATCCGAATACACCCGGCTTCAAGTCTTGCTCTACACCCTGGTGCTCACGGCCGTGTCGCTCATGCCGTTTGCCATGCATATGAGCGGGCTGGTCTATGCCATTGCCGCCGTGGTACTCGACGCCATTTTCATCGCCTACGCCTGGGAGCTCAAGCAACGCTATAGCGACTGGCTCGCACGCAAGACGTTTCGCTATTCCATCGTCTATCTGTCCTTGTTGTTTGCAGCGATGCTGCTGGACCACTACACCAAAATTTAA
- the gluQRS gene encoding tRNA glutamyl-Q(34) synthetase GluQRS encodes MSYIGRFAPSPTGPLHAGSLLAALASWLDARAHGGQWLVRIEDVDKPRCKPGADREILRQLAECGLIPDAPVLWQSQRGPAYQSALDSLLVNNRAYACACSKSEIDQVLRSRGLMLRRGEERVYPGTCSVGLGGRQPRAWRLRLPEPAGARVHWEDGRLGAQTEQVDQTVGDFVLKRADGPWAYQLAVVVDDAAQGVSHVVRGEDMAASTARQILLQRALELPTPIYHHIALLHDAQGRKLSKQNGAESLMPGYAAVRDAIRTLGLTPAGTTLGELLEHAKRQWLARQHQATSSLSARRERR; translated from the coding sequence ATGAGCTATATCGGCCGTTTTGCGCCCTCGCCAACGGGCCCGTTGCATGCCGGCTCCTTGCTGGCTGCGCTGGCGTCCTGGCTCGATGCGCGCGCGCATGGCGGCCAGTGGCTGGTACGCATCGAAGATGTCGACAAGCCACGTTGCAAACCAGGTGCAGATCGTGAGATCTTGCGGCAGCTTGCCGAGTGCGGGTTGATCCCCGATGCGCCAGTGCTGTGGCAATCGCAGCGAGGGCCGGCGTATCAATCGGCGCTCGATAGCTTGCTGGTGAACAACAGAGCCTATGCCTGCGCTTGTTCGAAAAGCGAGATCGACCAGGTTTTACGGTCTCGAGGGCTGATGCTTCGACGCGGCGAGGAGCGCGTGTATCCAGGCACTTGCAGCGTGGGGCTTGGAGGGCGTCAACCCAGGGCTTGGCGATTGCGCTTGCCTGAGCCAGCTGGGGCGCGGGTGCATTGGGAAGACGGACGTCTTGGGGCTCAAACCGAACAGGTCGATCAGACCGTGGGTGATTTCGTGCTCAAGCGCGCCGACGGGCCGTGGGCTTACCAATTGGCCGTGGTGGTGGACGATGCCGCCCAGGGGGTTAGTCATGTGGTGCGCGGCGAAGACATGGCAGCTTCCACCGCGAGGCAAATCCTTCTGCAGCGCGCATTGGAGCTACCCACGCCGATCTATCACCACATCGCCTTGTTGCACGATGCCCAAGGCCGCAAGCTGTCGAAGCAAAACGGCGCAGAAAGCCTCATGCCTGGCTATGCCGCGGTCCGGGATGCAATCCGAACGCTGGGGCTGACGCCTGCTGGAACAACGCTCGGGGAGTTGCTGGAGCACGCCAAGCGTCAATGGCTTGCGCGCCAGCACCAGGCCACATCCAGCCTGTCAGCGCGGCGCGAGCGACGCTAA
- a CDS encoding DEAD/DEAH box helicase, with product MNDQSTALEANPQPAQRYSDLGLDARLLKAVTDMGYESLTPIQERAIPIVLSGRDVMGAAQTGTGKTAAFSLPILQKLLPLATSSVSPARHPVRALVLAPTRELADQVFSNIQSYARHTPLRCACVFGGMDMAPQKAALRLGVEMLVATPGRLLDHLEAKTVSLAQVQFVVLDEADRMLDIGFLPDLQRILAFLPKARTTLLFSATFSTEIRHLAQSYLQDPVLVEVARPNATATNVEQLVYKVSEDSKHPALLQLLREHDLKQTIVFVNSRLGASRLARILERDGLKAQAMHGDKSQAERLATLDAFKRNEVSVLVATDVAARGLDIVELPGVINYDVPFSAEDYVHRIGRTGRAGASGLAITLATERDSRSLSDIEKLIKRGIEVRSLAVEPRPSRRPVHPEKSAESSTPALARAASSHRSGPRDAWFDKPYEADPNAQPIWEDNLAVPTRGAMSPNIRPRRALAALLGGKPSAK from the coding sequence ATGAACGACCAGTCCACTGCCTTGGAAGCCAATCCCCAGCCCGCTCAACGCTACAGCGACCTCGGGCTCGATGCGCGCTTGCTGAAGGCTGTGACTGATATGGGGTACGAGAGTCTGACGCCCATTCAGGAGCGTGCCATTCCCATCGTGCTGTCGGGACGCGACGTGATGGGAGCGGCACAGACCGGCACGGGCAAAACGGCAGCGTTCTCACTGCCCATCCTCCAGAAATTGCTGCCGCTGGCAACAAGCAGTGTGTCGCCCGCAAGACATCCGGTGCGGGCACTGGTCCTGGCGCCAACCCGCGAACTGGCGGATCAGGTCTTCAGCAATATTCAGTCTTATGCGCGCCACACGCCGCTGCGTTGCGCCTGCGTATTCGGTGGCATGGACATGGCCCCGCAGAAGGCTGCGCTTCGACTGGGCGTGGAAATGCTGGTGGCGACCCCGGGGCGACTGCTTGATCACCTCGAAGCCAAGACCGTCAGCCTGGCTCAGGTGCAGTTCGTCGTGCTTGACGAAGCTGACCGCATGCTCGATATCGGCTTCTTGCCGGACTTGCAGCGCATCCTGGCATTCCTGCCCAAAGCGCGTACCACCTTGCTGTTTTCGGCGACCTTCTCGACTGAAATCAGGCACCTGGCGCAGAGTTATTTGCAAGATCCGGTGCTCGTGGAGGTGGCGCGCCCCAATGCCACGGCCACGAATGTGGAACAACTGGTCTACAAGGTGAGCGAAGACAGCAAACACCCGGCTCTGCTCCAGTTGTTGCGCGAACATGATTTGAAGCAAACCATTGTGTTCGTCAACAGCCGCCTGGGTGCCAGCCGGCTGGCCCGCATCCTCGAACGCGACGGCCTGAAAGCGCAAGCGATGCATGGCGACAAGTCGCAAGCCGAACGCCTGGCGACGCTGGACGCCTTCAAGCGCAATGAGGTTTCCGTACTCGTGGCGACCGACGTTGCGGCGCGAGGATTGGACATTGTCGAATTGCCGGGCGTGATCAACTACGACGTGCCTTTCAGCGCGGAAGATTATGTGCACCGCATTGGCCGCACCGGCCGCGCCGGAGCTTCGGGCTTGGCGATCACCTTGGCGACCGAGCGCGACAGCCGCTCGCTGAGTGATATCGAAAAACTGATCAAGCGCGGCATTGAAGTTCGCAGTCTCGCGGTGGAGCCTCGCCCCAGCCGCCGGCCGGTTCATCCGGAAAAATCAGCTGAGTCGTCCACCCCTGCTCTGGCCCGCGCGGCCAGCAGCCATCGGTCTGGACCACGCGATGCCTGGTTCGATAAACCCTATGAAGCCGACCCCAACGCGCAGCCCATTTGGGAAGACAACCTGGCCGTGCCGACTCGTGGTGCCATGTCCCCCAACATTCGCCCACGTCGCGCACTTGCTGCGTTGCTGGGGGGCAAGCCCTCAGCCAAGTAG
- a CDS encoding universal stress protein encodes MKQPIRLLLPVDGSVYTRRALDFVLSRQEWWREPPFCVLLHVESPVGTALARSYLSRDMLDSYYAEQSEAVLAPARASLQAAGLQLEARHRHGDAAAQIVKFVREHEIDLVMMGSHGHTALSGMALGSVTTKVIASSSIPVLIVR; translated from the coding sequence ATGAAGCAGCCCATCCGCCTCTTACTGCCTGTCGATGGCTCTGTCTATACAAGGCGGGCGCTAGATTTTGTTCTGAGCCGCCAAGAGTGGTGGCGTGAACCGCCGTTTTGCGTTTTGTTGCATGTCGAGTCGCCTGTGGGTACGGCGCTTGCCAGGTCTTATCTGTCGCGAGACATGCTCGACAGTTACTACGCCGAGCAGAGCGAGGCGGTGCTAGCGCCTGCGCGTGCAAGCCTGCAGGCCGCTGGGTTGCAGTTGGAGGCGCGCCATCGTCACGGAGATGCGGCAGCGCAGATCGTGAAGTTCGTCCGCGAGCACGAGATCGATTTGGTCATGATGGGTTCGCACGGCCATACGGCGCTCAGCGGCATGGCGCTGGGATCGGTCACGACCAAGGTCATTGCGTCTTCCAGCATTCCCGTGCTGATCGTGCGCTGA
- a CDS encoding GspH/FimT family pseudopilin, producing the protein MGSIRQAQFGITLVESLVAAALLAVLLAVAMPGYRAMIDTNRLSAGVNAFSGSLQLARSEAVRRGQRVTLCVSDDGKSCSSTGGWHRGWIVFHDADGNAQRDPSEALIQAQAARQFLSIRGNQPVARYVSYTEHGWPRLTTGALQMGTLTFCLPGIAGHSLILSSAGRARLSDAVC; encoded by the coding sequence ATGGGCTCGATCAGGCAAGCACAGTTCGGCATCACGCTGGTCGAGTCACTGGTTGCGGCGGCGCTTTTGGCGGTCTTGCTGGCGGTCGCCATGCCGGGGTATCGCGCCATGATCGACACCAACCGCCTGAGTGCAGGTGTCAACGCCTTCTCGGGTAGCTTGCAACTGGCCAGGTCCGAGGCCGTGCGGCGAGGGCAGAGGGTCACGCTGTGCGTGAGCGATGATGGCAAGAGCTGCAGTTCAACGGGTGGTTGGCATCGGGGCTGGATCGTGTTCCATGATGCCGACGGCAATGCCCAACGCGATCCCAGCGAGGCCTTGATTCAGGCACAGGCAGCCCGGCAGTTTCTTTCCATCCGTGGCAATCAGCCTGTTGCACGCTATGTTTCTTACACCGAGCATGGCTGGCCGAGACTGACGACGGGTGCTTTGCAGATGGGAACTCTCACGTTCTGCCTGCCCGGGATAGCGGGCCACAGCCTGATCCTGTCGAGCGCGGGGCGGGCCAGATTGAGCGACGCGGTTTGCTGA
- the hrcA gene encoding heat-inducible transcriptional repressor HrcA, with protein sequence MDQRAQVLLKTLIERYIADGQPVGSRTLSRASGLELSAATIRNVMSDLEDLGLITSPHTSAGRVPTPRGYRLFVDTMLTARPMSAADELEQSFKTQLATVEPQKVIVQAAQLLSNLSHFVGVVMSPRRSAAFRHIEFLRLSEQRILVILVDSGGDVQNRIILSDQPYAQSQLVEAANYLNANYSGLSFEQMGAQLRGEVEHLRSEIVTLMQAAVAVGSQAAAEQQDQVVISGQQQLLKVDDLSNDLASLRRLFDLFEQKSHLLKLLDVSARAEGVRIYIGGENDVVPFEELSIITSPYEVDGQVVGTLGVIGPTRMAYDRMIQIVDITAKLVGNALSQR encoded by the coding sequence ATGGATCAACGCGCCCAAGTCCTGCTCAAGACCCTGATCGAACGCTATATCGCCGACGGTCAGCCGGTGGGGTCGCGCACCTTGTCGCGCGCCTCGGGGCTGGAGTTGTCGGCAGCCACCATCCGCAATGTGATGTCCGACCTGGAAGACCTGGGCCTGATCACCAGCCCGCATACCTCGGCCGGGCGCGTGCCCACGCCGCGCGGCTACCGCCTGTTCGTCGACACCATGCTCACGGCCCGCCCCATGTCGGCGGCCGACGAGCTGGAGCAGAGTTTCAAGACGCAATTGGCCACGGTGGAGCCGCAGAAGGTGATCGTGCAAGCGGCGCAGTTGCTCTCGAATCTGTCGCATTTCGTCGGCGTGGTGATGAGCCCGCGGCGCAGCGCCGCCTTCCGCCACATCGAGTTCCTGCGCCTGTCGGAGCAGCGCATCCTGGTCATCCTGGTGGACTCGGGCGGCGATGTGCAGAACCGCATCATCCTGTCCGACCAGCCCTACGCCCAGAGCCAGCTCGTGGAAGCGGCGAATTATCTGAATGCCAATTACAGCGGCCTGAGTTTCGAGCAGATGGGCGCGCAACTGCGTGGCGAGGTGGAGCATCTGCGGAGTGAAATCGTCACGCTGATGCAGGCCGCCGTGGCTGTGGGCAGCCAGGCTGCGGCCGAGCAGCAAGACCAGGTGGTCATCTCCGGGCAGCAGCAATTGCTGAAAGTTGACGACCTGTCGAACGACCTCGCCAGCCTGCGTCGGCTGTTCGACTTGTTCGAGCAAAAATCACATCTGCTCAAGCTGCTGGACGTTTCGGCGCGGGCCGAGGGCGTGCGCATCTACATTGGCGGCGAGAACGACGTGGTGCCGTTCGAGGAGCTTTCCATCATTACCTCGCCTTACGAAGTCGATGGCCAGGTGGTGGGAACCCTGGGCGTGATTGGCCCGACCCGCATGGCCTACGACCGCATGATTCAGATCGTGGACATCACCGCCAAGCTGGTGGGCAATGCACTGAGCCAGCGCTGA
- a CDS encoding NAD kinase: MPISAFQQAILIGKYQAVGVSRTLAEIGAWLAENGVEVMVEQQTAQHGDLPGYAELSLAEVGRRATTGDWVAVVVGGDGTMLGAARQLAPFGVPLMGINSGRLGFITDIAEPDWRQALTSMLAGHFEREYRAMLTGEIMRGGQRIFDGIAINDVVVNRSGATGLVELRVDVDGRFMYVQRADGLIVATPTGSTAYAMSAGGPILHPSLPGLVLVPIAAHTLSNRPIVLPEHVRIDIEVVSPKDVGVNFDMQHFADLLGGDRISLRTAPHHAVFLHPPGWSYFATLRKKLHWHEILGAEG; the protein is encoded by the coding sequence ATGCCCATTTCCGCATTCCAACAGGCCATTCTGATCGGCAAGTATCAGGCCGTTGGCGTCAGCCGAACTTTGGCGGAAATTGGTGCCTGGCTGGCAGAGAACGGGGTCGAGGTCATGGTCGAGCAGCAAACGGCGCAGCACGGCGATCTTCCCGGTTATGCCGAACTCAGCCTGGCGGAAGTCGGCCGACGCGCTACTACTGGTGACTGGGTCGCGGTGGTGGTGGGCGGCGACGGAACCATGCTGGGCGCTGCGCGCCAGCTCGCGCCGTTCGGCGTACCGCTCATGGGCATCAATTCCGGCCGCCTCGGCTTCATCACCGATATCGCCGAGCCCGATTGGCGCCAGGCGCTTACGTCGATGCTGGCAGGGCATTTCGAGCGCGAATATCGCGCCATGCTCACCGGCGAGATCATGCGCGGCGGCCAGCGCATCTTCGACGGCATCGCCATCAACGACGTGGTGGTCAACCGCAGCGGCGCCACCGGCCTGGTCGAGTTGCGCGTGGACGTGGACGGGCGCTTCATGTATGTGCAGCGCGCCGACGGGCTCATCGTCGCCACGCCCACCGGCTCCACCGCCTACGCCATGTCGGCCGGCGGCCCCATCCTGCATCCCAGCCTTCCCGGGCTGGTGCTCGTACCCATTGCCGCGCACACCTTGTCGAACCGGCCCATCGTGCTGCCGGAGCACGTGCGCATCGACATCGAGGTGGTGTCGCCGAAGGACGTGGGCGTGAACTTCGACATGCAGCATTTCGCCGACCTGCTCGGCGGCGACCGCATCAGCCTGCGCACCGCGCCGCATCACGCCGTGTTCCTGCACCCGCCGGGCTGGAGCTATTTCGCCACGTTGCGCAAGAAGCTGCACTGGCATGAAATTCTCGGCGCCGAAGGCTAG
- the recN gene encoding DNA repair protein RecN, giving the protein MLRRLHIRDFVLVAELELELGAGFTVLTGETGAGKSILIDALKLALGERGDATVLHPGSSRAEISAEFDATPELTDWMHEQGFEPQDGVLLRRVIDAQGRSRGYINGSPATLTQLRAAGAMLVDIHGQHAWQSLARSGAARELLDAHAQAAEAAQACATAWRQWKNLSERLDAARSDAGRLQDEREQLAAQLAELARLAPQPQEWEPLNAEHHRLAHAAELIEHLQAAEQLLDDDETGTSRQLARAHQELHAAGQIDANLAGLIEQLESAQSLVQDLAHELAAKLRQTELDPRRLEEVDARLSAWLGLARRHRVPPEELPSLWQSLQAKLAELEQGIDLPALERQVEAADKTLRQAAAQLSALRAAVAPKLAQGVQQQMQSLGMKGGRFEIALQPLETIQAQGAEDVELLVAGHPGAVLRPMARVASGGELSRIALAVAATTSAQQPVGTLIFDEVDAGIGGAVAHTVGRLLATLGESRQVLAVTHLAQVAACAGGHLQVSKQSAGEATQSRMQRLDMPQRVGEIARMLGGDAASAVAQAHARELLQSASNPSQLQT; this is encoded by the coding sequence ATGCTGCGCCGCCTGCATATCCGCGATTTCGTGCTCGTCGCCGAACTGGAACTCGAACTCGGCGCCGGCTTCACCGTGCTCACCGGCGAGACCGGTGCCGGCAAGTCCATTCTGATCGACGCGCTCAAACTGGCTCTGGGCGAGCGGGGCGATGCCACGGTGTTGCACCCCGGCAGCAGCCGCGCCGAGATCAGCGCCGAATTCGACGCCACCCCGGAGCTGACCGACTGGATGCATGAGCAGGGCTTCGAACCGCAGGACGGCGTGCTGCTGCGCCGCGTGATCGACGCCCAGGGCCGGTCGCGCGGCTACATCAACGGCAGCCCCGCCACGCTCACGCAGTTGCGCGCCGCCGGGGCGATGTTGGTCGACATTCACGGCCAACATGCCTGGCAAAGCCTGGCCCGCAGTGGCGCTGCGCGCGAGCTGCTCGACGCCCATGCCCAGGCCGCCGAAGCGGCCCAAGCTTGTGCGACAGCGTGGCGCCAGTGGAAGAATCTGAGTGAGCGGCTTGACGCGGCCCGCTCGGATGCCGGCCGCCTGCAAGACGAGCGCGAGCAACTGGCCGCGCAACTCGCCGAGCTTGCGCGCCTGGCGCCCCAGCCGCAGGAGTGGGAGCCGCTGAATGCCGAGCACCACCGCCTGGCGCATGCGGCTGAACTCATCGAGCACCTGCAGGCCGCCGAGCAACTGCTGGACGATGACGAGACCGGCACGTCGCGTCAACTGGCCCGCGCTCATCAGGAGTTGCATGCGGCGGGCCAGATCGACGCCAATCTGGCCGGGCTGATCGAACAGCTCGAATCGGCCCAGTCCTTGGTGCAAGACCTGGCACACGAGTTGGCGGCAAAGCTTCGGCAGACTGAACTCGACCCCCGCCGGCTGGAGGAGGTGGATGCGCGGCTGTCCGCCTGGCTGGGGCTGGCGCGGCGGCATCGCGTGCCGCCAGAGGAATTGCCTTCGTTGTGGCAAAGTCTGCAGGCCAAACTCGCCGAACTGGAGCAGGGCATCGATCTACCCGCGCTGGAACGCCAAGTCGAGGCGGCCGACAAGACCCTGCGCCAGGCCGCAGCGCAACTCAGCGCTCTGCGCGCCGCCGTTGCCCCCAAGCTGGCTCAAGGCGTGCAACAGCAGATGCAAAGCCTGGGCATGAAAGGCGGCCGCTTCGAGATTGCGCTGCAGCCGCTGGAGACGATTCAAGCCCAAGGCGCCGAGGATGTGGAACTGCTCGTGGCGGGCCATCCCGGAGCTGTGTTGCGGCCCATGGCGCGGGTTGCGTCGGGCGGCGAACTCTCGCGCATTGCCCTGGCGGTGGCCGCAACCACGTCGGCACAGCAACCCGTGGGCACCCTGATCTTCGATGAGGTGGACGCCGGCATCGGCGGCGCCGTCGCCCACACCGTTGGCCGTTTGCTTGCCACCCTGGGTGAGAGCCGGCAGGTGCTGGCCGTGACCCATCTGGCGCAGGTCGCAGCCTGCGCGGGTGGGCATCTGCAGGTCAGCAAGCAGAGCGCGGGTGAGGCGACGCAAAGCCGTATGCAGCGCCTGGATATGCCGCAGCGCGTTGGCGAGATTGCGCGCATGCTGGGCGGCGACGCAGCGTCCGCCGTCGCCCAGGCGCATGCGCGCGAACTGCTGCAATCCGCTTCGAACCCGAGTCAGTTGCAAACATGA
- the rapZ gene encoding RNase adapter RapZ, translated as MNDTTSRGIDETATQSQRIQLVLLSGVSGSGKSIALNALEDAGYYCVDNLPPQLVDQLLAVATESGHTHLGIAMDVRSADSLGLLPALARRLRQRCDLHFIYLDSTTDMLVQRFSETRRAHPLTARGLAPVAPDQPLPFSAPSLIEAIELERELLAPVASLGLHIDTSGLRPAQLRSWVRQAVGVGASRLTLLFESFAFKRGVALDADYVFDVRMLPNPHYDPSLRGLTGRDAPVADYLRSQPAVMRMLDDITGFLQHWLPAMAEDQRSYVVVAVGCTGGQHRSVFLAEQLGKHFAAEYSVLVRHRELDAADSVGTAARQPGGA; from the coding sequence ATGAACGACACCACCAGCCGCGGCATCGACGAAACAGCCACCCAGTCGCAGCGCATCCAGCTTGTGCTCCTCTCCGGCGTGTCCGGCTCGGGTAAATCCATCGCCCTGAATGCCCTGGAAGACGCCGGCTACTACTGTGTCGACAATCTGCCGCCGCAACTGGTGGACCAGCTTCTGGCCGTGGCCACCGAGTCCGGCCACACCCATCTGGGCATCGCCATGGATGTGCGCAGCGCCGACAGCCTGGGCCTGCTGCCAGCGCTGGCGCGCCGCCTGCGCCAGCGCTGCGACCTGCACTTCATCTATCTCGACAGCACCACCGACATGCTGGTGCAGCGCTTTTCCGAAACGCGCCGCGCCCACCCGCTGACAGCGCGCGGGCTGGCCCCGGTGGCGCCCGACCAGCCCTTGCCGTTTTCGGCGCCATCGCTGATCGAGGCCATTGAACTCGAGCGCGAGCTGCTGGCGCCCGTGGCCTCATTGGGCCTGCACATCGACACCAGCGGCCTGCGCCCTGCGCAGCTGCGTTCCTGGGTGCGCCAGGCCGTAGGCGTTGGCGCCTCCCGGCTCACGCTGCTGTTCGAGTCTTTTGCCTTCAAGCGCGGCGTAGCCCTGGATGCGGATTATGTGTTCGACGTGCGCATGCTGCCCAACCCGCACTACGACCCATCCCTGCGCGGCCTCACCGGGCGCGACGCCCCGGTGGCCGACTACCTGCGCAGCCAGCCCGCCGTCATGCGCATGCTCGACGACATCACCGGCTTCCTGCAACACTGGCTGCCCGCAATGGCCGAGGACCAGCGCAGCTATGTGGTCGTTGCCGTGGGTTGCACCGGCGGCCAGCACCGTTCGGTGTTTCTCGCCGAGCAACTCGGCAAGCACTTCGCCGCCGAGTACAGCGTACTGGTGCGCCACCGCGAGCTCGACGCCGCGGACAGCGTCGGCACGGCAGCTCGTCAGCCAGGCGGGGCTTGA
- a CDS encoding LON peptidase substrate-binding domain-containing protein, which produces MPTTQDLPLFPLQSVLFPGGLLGLRVFEARYMDLITHCLKTGDEFGVVLMLSGSEIGQPAADADLAAVGCRAKVLDCDMHEAGLLHVRCKGGSRFVLRSHETVALGLEMGRVQAMDDDPNATLGARHTGAAFALGRAIAALDLQRQKPFLPPYRLDTPGWVANRWAEILPIATEARQRLMELPDGTQRLDVVDRYLRQHGIVAESPPLQ; this is translated from the coding sequence GTGCCCACAACGCAAGACTTGCCGCTCTTTCCTCTGCAAAGCGTGTTGTTCCCCGGAGGCCTGCTCGGGCTTCGGGTGTTCGAGGCGCGCTATATGGACCTGATCACCCATTGCCTGAAAACTGGCGACGAATTCGGCGTGGTGCTCATGCTCTCCGGCAGTGAGATCGGTCAACCGGCAGCCGATGCCGACCTCGCCGCCGTGGGTTGCCGCGCCAAGGTGCTGGACTGTGACATGCACGAGGCGGGACTGCTGCATGTGCGCTGCAAAGGTGGCAGCCGCTTCGTGCTGCGCAGCCACGAGACGGTGGCGCTCGGCCTGGAAATGGGCCGGGTGCAAGCCATGGACGATGACCCGAACGCCACGCTCGGAGCGCGTCACACCGGCGCGGCCTTCGCTCTCGGCCGTGCCATTGCGGCGCTCGATCTGCAGCGGCAAAAGCCATTTTTGCCGCCTTACCGACTGGACACGCCGGGCTGGGTGGCCAACCGCTGGGCCGAAATCCTGCCCATCGCCACCGAAGCCAGGCAGCGCCTGATGGAACTGCCCGACGGCACGCAGCGCCTGGACGTGGTCGACCGCTACTTGCGCCAGCATGGCATCGTCGCTGAATCGCCGCCTTTGCAGTAG